The following nucleotide sequence is from Nitrospirota bacterium.
ATACTGCACAAGCCCCCTGGCCTTCTCCCGGATAATCTCCTCTGGATCCGCCTCACTCCCGTGCAGGGCCTTGCCATCTTCAATCAGCCTCTCAACAGACGGGTGCCTCCATCTCATTTACCACCCGTCACGCACTCCAATCATTGCCGAGCCTGTATCCGTCTCACGGTGCCTCCATCTCATTTACCACCCGTCACCCGGTTAATGGTCTCGTACAGATAGGCCCAGTCCTCCTTGCTCATCCGCCCCTTTTTCCGGGTCTTGATCTGCGAGAGGGCATTGATAATATCCTCAGGCACCGGACTTCCCCTTCTGCGCCGCTCCTCAAGAAACTCCTCAAGCCCCTTATCAAGCTCCTCCATCACCATCATCCCGGAACGTGCAGCCGGCAGCTCCAGAAGGTCTGCAATGGTAACATCCATTGCATCTGCAAGTTTCTTCACCGAATCAATGGAAGGGCTTGCAATAATCTCATTCTCAAGCTGGGAGATATACCCCTTCGAGACCCCCGATCTTTCCGCAAGCTCAGGCAGCGTCAGGTTCTTTAACTTCCGCAGATTGGCAATCCTCCTGCCTATATGCCCCTTATAGTCTGTCATAACTGAAACCTAATGCGGTTTTGTTCGTCGTCTGCCTTGTCTAAAGTCATTTCTTTCGTTCGTATGTGTAACTTTGGTTAATGCTTTTGTATTAGAATATATCTTCCGGTTTCAATCTCGCCTGTCTCATTATGGCCTTAAGCAGACAGGGACCTATAATTTCCCCAGGATGTGCCGGAATAGTGATTTTGCCCGGCTTTTCGGGATGTATATAATGCTGGTGGCTTCCTTCGGAGCTATCGAATACAAAGCCATGCTTCTTAAGTATCTTTATAAGCTGTTTGGCAGTTATTCTCGGCAGCTTAGGACTCAAGCCGCTACCTCAATTACAGTTTTATAGGCCTCTGCTGATTCAGAAGGTATAGGTTCACCCGCCTTTTTAAGAGATTTGATATGAAGCGCTATCGCCTCCTTGATATTCTTCTTTGCTTCCTCAATAGATCTGCCCTGGGAAAAACAGCCCGGTAAAGATGGGACGACAGCATAATAGCCAATGCCATCCTCTTCCGGAATAATTTCTATCGTGTAGCGATATCTTGCTGGCATAATTACCCCCTAAAAAGATTATTACCTCATATATACCACAATGACATTATTTGCGACAAGAAGCATCTTTAATAATTAAAGTAGCACACACGGTTTCCTATTTCAAACAAATAGTTGTCAGGGTTAAACTTGACAAACAGAGTTCAGGATGCTAAACTAATGGTCTATCATGTTTATGAAACCAGAAAGGAGAAGCTGACTATGAAAGACGTGCAAGGCCATTTGAAAGGATTAAGAACCGGTGATCCGGGTACCTGTGAAAACCTCACCCTCTACCCGCTGTTTAGAGAGGATGGGCCTGTAGTGGAGTACCTCATGCTGGACGAGGCACTGAAGATGGGGGTTGTAACAATAACAGAGGTCAACGAGACCGGAAGGGTGTCTGAGCTTAAGGTCAATAATGATGCGGATATGGCGGTCCTACTTATGGATGGAGAAGAGCTGGCAGGCGCAAAACAGGATAGGATACTCAATACCACTATCCTTGTGGCGC
It contains:
- a CDS encoding type II toxin-antitoxin system HicB family antitoxin, producing the protein MPARYRYTIEIIPEEDGIGYYAVVPSLPGCFSQGRSIEEAKKNIKEAIALHIKSLKKAGEPIPSESAEAYKTVIEVAA
- a CDS encoding helix-turn-helix transcriptional regulator gives rise to the protein MTDYKGHIGRRIANLRKLKNLTLPELAERSGVSKGYISQLENEIIASPSIDSVKKLADAMDVTIADLLELPAARSGMMVMEELDKGLEEFLEERRRRGSPVPEDIINALSQIKTRKKGRMSKEDWAYLYETINRVTGGK
- a CDS encoding type II toxin-antitoxin system HicA family toxin, producing MTAKQLIKILKKHGFVFDSSEGSHQHYIHPEKPGKITIPAHPGEIIGPCLLKAIMRQARLKPEDIF